A part of Vespertiliibacter pulmonis genomic DNA contains:
- a CDS encoding SPFH domain-containing protein: protein MDLYYAIGIALLIVIFIAALVIALLFRRVVKTNEVHIVQSGGKTTSYGKDTGNGNVYYAFPAWLPIIGVNTIVLPVSVFSIKIDNYEAYDLERLPFVVDITAFFRVSDSNLAAQRVSDFHDMNIQLVDIIQGSVRSILSSRNLNDILQVRSELGDDFTLAVKEQLKSWGIEPVKNIELMDIRDSGSSKVIFNIMEIKKSFIEKESRVEVARNQKEAQIAEIEAKKEADVKKQEAEKEVGLKTVENQREVAISNEQAQQQVKEQEKLTKEREMDVKRVAEVKQAEIAKEVEIVKADQNKRTQEIKAEANRNTLIIDSEAERQHQILVAEGEKQKAFLEAEALLETKDKEAQGIAKIGSAEAEAKQKLEISLVSGQIELAKEIGSNVGYQQYLVSIRQIEANQAVGMEQAKALANSEMKFIINEAKVDKGIERVGELFSSTGGTKLAATLEGLNQSDLGKALIGKFLGNNDPKNTTTS, encoded by the coding sequence ATGGATCTTTACTATGCTATTGGTATTGCTCTACTTATCGTGATATTTATCGCTGCTCTCGTTATTGCTCTACTTTTTCGCCGAGTCGTAAAAACGAACGAGGTTCACATCGTACAATCAGGTGGTAAAACGACTTCTTATGGAAAAGACACTGGCAATGGCAATGTTTATTATGCTTTTCCTGCTTGGCTCCCTATCATTGGGGTAAATACCATTGTTTTACCTGTTTCTGTGTTCTCAATCAAAATTGATAACTATGAAGCCTATGACTTAGAACGCTTACCTTTTGTTGTTGATATTACTGCTTTCTTTAGGGTTTCTGATTCCAATCTAGCCGCTCAACGGGTTTCTGATTTTCACGATATGAATATACAGCTCGTTGATATTATTCAAGGCTCAGTAAGATCCATTCTTTCTAGCCGAAATTTAAACGATATTTTACAAGTCCGTTCAGAACTCGGCGATGATTTTACCCTTGCAGTTAAAGAACAATTGAAAAGCTGGGGAATTGAACCTGTTAAAAATATCGAACTAATGGATATTCGAGATAGCGGTAGCTCAAAAGTTATTTTCAATATTATGGAAATCAAAAAATCTTTTATTGAAAAAGAGAGCCGTGTGGAAGTCGCCCGTAACCAAAAAGAAGCACAAATTGCTGAAATTGAAGCGAAAAAAGAAGCTGACGTAAAAAAACAAGAAGCAGAAAAAGAAGTCGGTTTAAAAACCGTTGAAAATCAACGTGAAGTAGCAATTTCCAACGAACAAGCCCAACAACAAGTCAAAGAGCAAGAAAAGCTGACAAAAGAACGTGAAATGGACGTTAAACGGGTGGCAGAAGTCAAACAAGCTGAAATTGCCAAAGAAGTAGAAATTGTTAAAGCTGATCAAAATAAACGGACACAAGAAATTAAAGCTGAGGCTAATCGCAATACCTTAATTATTGATTCAGAAGCAGAAAGACAGCACCAAATTTTGGTTGCTGAAGGGGAAAAACAGAAAGCCTTTTTAGAAGCTGAGGCCTTACTTGAAACTAAAGATAAAGAAGCACAAGGGATTGCTAAAATCGGTTCTGCCGAAGCAGAGGCAAAACAGAAACTTGAAATTTCATTGGTTTCTGGGCAAATTGAACTTGCTAAAGAGATCGGCAGTAATGTTGGCTATCAACAATATCTTGTGAGTATCCGCCAAATTGAGGCAAATCAAGCCGTTGGAATGGAACAAGCCAAAGCCTTAGCAAACTCAGAGATGAAATTTATCATCAATGAAGCTAAAGTCGATAAGGGGATTGAACGAGTCGGTGAATTATTT
- a CDS encoding hemolysin family protein, whose amino-acid sequence MGLFESILIILVLIIASAVISSAEISLAGARKLKLQNLVNEGNLKAKKVLQLQEQPGQFITVVQIGLNMVAILGGMIGEGSITPYVYRFLAQYSQAEWLPSAASWLSFALVTTSFVLLADLMPKRMAMANPENVALKMVGIMTVIILLFKPLVVLFDSFANLLFRMLRVSTIRQDNMTSEDIIAMVDAGAEAGVLKTQEHYLIENILDMQQRTVTSTMTTRENIVYLDKSFTRQQVLETLKQNSHSKLLISNGSIDKTIGYVESHTLLTLFLQEEKVSLTDKRILRKALYIPDTLSLYEVLELFKSSGEDFAVIINEYALVVGIVTLNDVMSIVMGELVSNEEEQIIRRDQDSWLIDGSTPLEDVMRALDITEFPNQENYETIGGFMMYMLRKIPKKTDFVLYGDYKFEIIDTENFKIDQLMVSLRNDIKTEG is encoded by the coding sequence ATGGGCTTATTTGAATCGATTTTAATTATTTTAGTGCTGATTATTGCCAGTGCAGTGATTTCATCAGCTGAAATTTCCTTAGCTGGGGCAAGAAAGCTCAAGTTACAAAATTTAGTAAACGAGGGTAATCTTAAAGCTAAGAAGGTATTGCAATTACAGGAACAACCCGGGCAGTTTATTACGGTGGTACAAATCGGGCTTAATATGGTGGCAATTTTAGGTGGTATGATCGGTGAAGGTTCAATTACCCCTTATGTTTATCGGTTTTTAGCTCAATATAGCCAAGCAGAATGGTTGCCAAGTGCAGCATCGTGGCTCTCTTTTGCCTTAGTAACTACTTCATTTGTTTTACTGGCAGATTTAATGCCAAAGCGAATGGCGATGGCAAATCCTGAAAACGTGGCATTAAAAATGGTCGGTATTATGACCGTTATTATTTTGCTGTTTAAACCGCTTGTTGTGTTGTTTGATAGCTTCGCCAATTTGTTATTTCGAATGTTACGTGTTTCTACTATACGTCAAGATAATATGACGTCTGAAGATATTATCGCAATGGTTGATGCTGGTGCAGAAGCGGGTGTGTTGAAAACGCAAGAGCATTATTTGATTGAAAATATCCTCGATATGCAACAGCGAACAGTAACTTCAACAATGACAACTCGTGAAAATATTGTTTATTTAGATAAATCATTCACACGCCAGCAAGTATTAGAAACCTTAAAACAAAATTCTCATTCAAAATTGTTGATCTCAAATGGCAGTATTGATAAAACGATTGGTTATGTAGAATCTCATACTTTACTTACCCTGTTTTTACAGGAAGAAAAAGTCTCTTTAACTGATAAACGTATTTTACGTAAGGCGTTATATATCCCAGATACTCTTTCATTGTATGAAGTTTTGGAACTGTTTAAATCTTCGGGAGAAGATTTTGCGGTGATTATCAATGAATATGCATTGGTAGTTGGTATTGTTACCTTAAATGATGTAATGAGTATCGTTATGGGAGAGCTTGTTTCTAATGAGGAAGAACAGATTATTCGCCGAGATCAAGATTCGTGGTTAATTGATGGTTCAACGCCCCTAGAAGATGTAATGCGAGCGTTAGATATTACTGAATTTCCAAATCAAGAAAATTACGAAACCATTGGTGGTTTTATGATGTATATGTTGCGAAAAATTCCGAAAAAAACGGATTTTGTGCTATACGGTGATTATAAGTTTGAGATTATTGACACAGAAAATTTCAAAATTGATCAGCTAATGGTTTCATTGCGTAACGATATAAAGACGGAAGGTTAA